The genomic region TTATCTAATGGAAAATTATGATTACAAGGATATAGGTGAGTTTATAAATATAGGATCAGGAATCGATCTTACAATCAAGGAACTTGCATCAATTGTGAAAAGAATTGTTGGTTTTACAGGAACTATCTCTTTTGATGTAAGCAAACCTGATGGTACACCCAAAAAATTGCTGGATATATCGCATCTGAAATCATTAGGTTGGAGTCCATCTGTATCACTGGAGGATGGTATAACCAAAGTATATGATTGGTATAAAAATAGATCATGAAAAGAGCGCTTATTACAGGAATAACTGGTCAGGATGGATCTTATCTTGCAGATTTTCTACTGGATAAAGGCTATGAAGTGCATGGCATAGTGAGGAGAGCGACAATTGAGGATGAGAGGAAACTTGCAAATATCAAACACATTCGTAAGGATATCAATCTGCACATATGTTCTCTTGAAAACAGCCTTAATCTGATAAAAGTTATAACCGATGTAAAACCTGATGAACTCTACCATCTTGCAGCATCTAGCTTTGTGAGTTATTCATTTGAAGAAGAATTTTCAATTATAAACTTTAATTTTACTTCCACTCATTACATCCTAGCCACTCTTAAGGAGTTTGCACCTAACTGCCGAATCTATTATGCAGGTTCAAGTGAAATGTTTGGCAATGTCGAAATCTCGCCTCAGAAAGAAGACACTCCCTTTAATCCTCGATCAGTGTATGGCATTTCAAAACTCTCGAGTTATCATCTAATGAAGAATTATCGCGAACAATATGGTCTATTTGCTTGTAATGGAATAATGTATAATCATGAATCGCCTCGCCGGGGATTTCAGTATGTTACGCGAAAGATAACATCATCTGCTGCAAGAATAAAACGCAATCTACAGGACAGCTTATATCTAGGTAATATTGATGCAGTCCGAGATTGGGGATATGCACCTGATTATGTTGAAGCAATGTGGCTGATGCTGCAGCAAGAACAGGCAGATGATTATATAATTTCAACAGGCAGACTGCATTCTGTAAAAGAATTTCTTGAAATTGCCTTCAATTATCTTGACCTCAATTACGAGGATTACGTAAAGATCGACAAAAAATTTTACCGCAGTTCAGAAAAAATTCCTCTTTGCGGTGACTACTCAAAGGCATTCAATCTTTTAGAATGGAAACCACAAAAAAATTTCAAGAATATGATCATTGAAATGATTGAGCATGATATAAAAATCATTAATTATTGAATTGACATTCAATGATTTTTTGTTCAATACCGATTATTAAAACAGAGCAGCTGTCAATCAAAAACAAACCATAGAAATTATGAAAAGTAGTTATATAATTCAAATTTTATTTTCTTTTCTTATATCTGTATCTTTAATACCAGTAATTATATATCTATCAAAAAAATTCAATTTCTATGATCAAGTTAATGAAAGAAAAATACACAATGGCAATATAAGCAGATTGGGAGGTTTAGGGATATTCATAGGTTTTATTATTCCTTTTATAATTATTGCTCTAAATAATGCCCCTTTTCAATTCAATATTATTATATATCTTATTGCAATTTTTATAGCCTTTTTAACAGGATTTGTAGATGATCTATGGAACATAAGAGCCAGATATAAATTGATCCTTCAAATTATTTCAGGGTTATTAGTAACTCAATCTGGATTACTTTTTGATCGGTTAATATTTTATAACATCATATCAATAGAATTTGGCATCTTTTCGAATATTATTACAGTATTATGGATAGTGATGTTTATGAATGCAATAAATCTTATTGATGGTATGGATGGTCTTGCATCTGGGATAGTATTCATTGCAAATATCTTTATTCTTTTAATTGCTATTTTCTATAATAATCACTTAATTATTCAAATTTCGATTATTCTTGGTGGAGCAATCCTTGGATTTTATATTTTCAATTTTCCTCCTGCAAAAATATTCATGGGTGATGGTGGGGCATATTTTCTTGGTTTTTTATATGCAACATTGCCTCTAATGGGTATTAAAAAAAGTTCTGTTGCAACTCTATTTTTAATTCCATTTATCCTGCTTCTTATCCCAATAGGAGATATTGCGCGTGTAATTTTTATAAGATGGAGAGACGGAAATAATATATTTCTTGCAGATAAGAATCATCTTCATCATAGACTACAGAATTTAGGTTTTACAAACAGGGGCATACTGTTTGTTATATATGGTTACACTATTATACTTGGATTGACATCAATTCTTCTGCTTTATATTGAACCAAAATATTCTCTAATCCTTTTTTTAATTATCTCCCTTCTGGTACTACTCACTTTTTATATTTTCCATCATGTTGAAAATCTAATCGAAAAAAAAGATCATAATAAAGAATGAAATTGGATGTTTTAAAAGATAGAAGCAATCTGTTTTTGTTTGTACTGGGAGTTATATCAAGCACTGCTCTTCTTCCTGAATTAGATATCCCATACCTGAAGGTTGACCTGTTTAATCTCACAGCACCTATGGCTGGCCTTTTCTTGATAGCATATAACTATAAAACAATAAAAAATTCTGTCTCTATATATAAAAAAGAATTTGTCCTTATTTTCCTCTTTTTGTTAGTACTTTTTCTTTCATCAATATCAAGTTATGATAGTAGAATAGCTATTAAGCATTATGTGAAATATTTTGAGGTAATTATTGTTTTTTTTGGAATCGTTTTCTACATTGAATCTGATGAAGATGTAAAAGCAATTTTCAGATTTTATCTATCATCTGTTATCTTTCTTGCGTTGGTTGCAATTTTAATCTATATTTTCCCAAATTTCTTTAAGAACATTCTCTTTGTACATAAAATCGGTCTTCAATTTCTTCCTAGAAATGAATCACTAATGTCAAATCCCAATGTATACGGCGTATTTTCTGCAGTTATTTGTATTACTTCATTGACTTTATTAAAAGAAAAGTTTATATCAAAGAACTTTGCAATTTTATCCCTGATAGCTTCTGTATTTGGAATATTAGCTGCAGGCAGTTTAAATGGATTTTTCACAATTATGGTCTGTTTATGCTTATTCTTATACATTTCACAGTTATCAATTATAAACAAAATTATACTCATTACAGGAAGTTGTGCAGCAGTTATACTCCTACTCCTTACTATTCTTTTTTTCATAAGAGGACAATTAGATAATAGAATAAATATTCAGGGAGCTTACAATAGCATATTTCATGGCTCATTAACACCCAGATTAGAGCTATGGAAAGGGGTGATAAAGTCTCTTAATGATACTCCATTTTTAGGTACTGGTCCATCAGTATATAATCACTATTTTAATAAATATACAAAATTAACTGGACAGGATGAAAAAAATATTATTGGAGCATACAACTCTCATAATTTATTTCTACAAATATTAGCTGAATCTGGAATTATTGGCTTTGCGATTTTTTTATCTATTTTTATTTTAATTTTTAGACTATTTAAAAAAAGAAAATATTATATAGCCATTCCATTTTTAGCACTTCTTTTTGGTCAGTTATTCGATTGTATAGTGTATGACTATTTTTTCCTTGTTTTCTTCATCTCTTTGCTTGCCATTGCTATATACGAAAACAGAAAATGCGATGAGAACGCGCAAATAAAATCTACATAATTTTTGAGTTTGTGTCATTAGATTTTATATGCACAAGACCGCTTTTAGTGCTTTGAGAGCCTCTGGAAAAATTGAGTATTTATTGTTTTGTTATCACATCATTGGTCGCCAATATAATGACCTCCTTTATATTTATTTTTATAAATTTATGGACAATGATCATGGTAGTGTTTTTGAATAATAGTCGAGAAGATTGTTGTTATAATAATTACAGTTGGTGGTATCATTCGTGAGAAATAATTGTCGCTTGACAAGTTGAATATAATGAATGAGATGATGCCGAATGGATAAGTGAGTATACTGAAAGTGTTAATTCAAAATTAAATTTTTCTGAACTGAAAAATGCAAAAATCTATTAACAAATCGTTTCACCTTATCTTAATCATTATATTTTCAGTTATTTTAATTAGCTGTTCTTCACAGAAGAGAGACACAAGAATCATTGAACCATTCTTTGGTGATGATAAATATGTTATTTGGGTTCATTCTGATATCCAACCACGGGACAAAAAGGAGTGGTATCATTATGAGTTGGCTGTAAAGGATATAAGAGATAATTTCAGGGATGTTGATATGGCAATTATTGCGGGTGATATTATTCATTATTCAAGAACACCTCATGTATATGAATGGTTTTTAAGAACAAGAAATGAATTATCGATAAAATACTGGTATGAGATAGCAGGTAATCATGAGGCAAAGGATTATGCTAATTATGATAGATATATAAATAAACCGTTATGTTACTCTGTGCGAGTTGGAAATATCCTCATTTTATTGATGTCGGATGAAAAGAATAGCCCTCCGCAAGATATATCAGATGATACTTATGTATGGTGGAAGAATTATGTAATAAACAATCAAAATTGTATAATCATTACAGTGACTCATGCCTATCTTGAGCAGAGCAATCTTTTTGGAAGCTGGATCTCCAGTAGAAATATAATTGGTTCAGGGAGATTTGCCGATGTATTAAAGCAATATAAAGTAGATGTTTGGATTGCAGGTCACACACATTGGCCAAATTATCTACCTGGAAACGCAAAGGTATCAGAAGAGTTGAATAACACTCTTTTTGTCAATGTTGCGGCAATAAGAAAGGATATTATAAACTATGTGGCATCTAGGATTTTTATCTTTACAAAAGGTTCGGGTAATTTATTAATAAGGAATAGGAATCACGAAAAGAATAGCTATGATGAATGGCTTGATATAAATCATCCCCTGAGTCATAAATTTATTTGGGATGGATCGCCTCCTTCTCAAATAGAGGGGAGGAATACAGTTTTGAATTAAGCATTTATTTATAGATTCAAATCACTAAGATCCAATAGATATAGTTTAAACCATGATTAATATATTATTCGATATTATAGTTAAACTACTTATTATTCTTTTTTTATTTAGTTCGTGTTCAGATGATGATTCAGATGATACTGTTTTCTCATATTTTGAGCAGTTTAGAATAAAATCACTGTCATCCACAGCTGAATTCCTTTTTGTTTTTAATAGAGATACTAATACTAGTCGAACTGAGATTTACTCAATGGATCGCAATGGAGAGGGTGTAACCCGTATTGCCTACACTGAAGAACACCATTTTATTATGGGAGTTGATCCGGTGCGACGATACCTTGTCTGCTCACGCTCTGAGGAGGATACGAATGATAATGGCGAATTGGATGATTGGGATAGAAGATCCCTTTGGATAATTGATTTAATTACAAAGAATGAAGTCCGTCTTACTGATTTAGAAAATCATTGCTGAGGGAGATAGTTTCTCCCCTGACAGCGAATGGATTGTGTTTCTTATGAAGTTTCCAGATGAAGAGAGTGATATATACAAAATAAGGGTCAATGGATCGAGTTTAACCAATCTCACAAAAACATCTTATGTGATTGAGGGTGATCCTAGCTGGTCATCCGATGGGGAATCCATTGTATATAGCTCTTTTGATGCAATAACGCCAAGATTCGTGATTAAAAAGATGGATGTTCTGGGTGGCAAAATAGAGACTATTTATGATGGTGGGGAGGGTGTCTCTACTCCTGCCTTCCCGCCTGGCAATTATGATCCATGCTATAGCCCTGATGGTCAATGGATAGTATTTGAGCGGCCAGTAGAGTATAATGGAGAGAATTGGGGAAGTGGTATCTGGCATATATTTAAAATAAACATAGATGGGCGTGGACTAATAGATTTAATTCTGATTGGAGATCATAGCGATCGTGCAGAATATCTTCCATCCTTTTCGCCTGATGGAGATTTTATTGTCTTCGGTTCATTCTATGAGGCAGATCCTCTTCCTCAAAGTCATGATGATATATTTAGAATAGATGCCAATGGAGATGCATTGACTAGATTAACTGATAACCCAGCTAGTGATAAATATCCGGTATGGATCCCTTAATAGTCTTTACTTCTTGACTTTTTGACTTTTTTATAAAAATTAAAGGAATGGCTGGCAATCAAGGGATAGGTTCATACTAACTGTTTTTCTATATACTACTTCTGCTGATTTAATGGGAGACTTCGCCTCTTCTATGTGTTAAGAGTATTAATTAAATATAAGCATAAGGTTTAAGTGAATGTACATACCTGAAGAGAATAGAGGATCAGTCTTTATTCGGTTAACAAAGGTAATTATGCTTGTTACGGGCCTAGTCTTGGGTCTTTTCATTGCGAGGATATTCATTATCCCTTTTACTGTTCTCAACGAATCGATGTCTCCAAATCTGAAAAGGGGGGATATCGTTTATGTGCTAAGGCACATAACGCCTGCTGTGGGGGATATTATTTTATTCAATAGCCCTGTGGAGCCAGATAGGGTATTATTAAAAAGAGTAATTGCCAAGGAGGGGGATACAATTGAGATTAGTAGGAAAAAAATATATAAAAACAGTCAGGAATTTAAATCTGATTGGGAGGTCCTTTCTAATGATGATAGGATATTTCCTATGAATTTTTCATATAGGGATAACATGCAAGCGATGAGGTTGAAGAGGAATGAATTCTTCGTGTTAGGGGATAACATTGATTATAGCTTTGACAGCAGAACCTTCGGAGCGATCAACAAGGACGCGGTGATTGGTAAGGTTATTTTTAAGAAATAGGATGTTCTGGATTATTAGGT from Spirochaetota bacterium harbors:
- a CDS encoding O-antigen ligase family protein encodes the protein MKLDVLKDRSNLFLFVLGVISSTALLPELDIPYLKVDLFNLTAPMAGLFLIAYNYKTIKNSVSIYKKEFVLIFLFLLVLFLSSISSYDSRIAIKHYVKYFEVIIVFFGIVFYIESDEDVKAIFRFYLSSVIFLALVAILIYIFPNFFKNILFVHKIGLQFLPRNESLMSNPNVYGVFSAVICITSLTLLKEKFISKNFAILSLIASVFGILAAGSLNGFFTIMVCLCLFLYISQLSIINKIILITGSCAAVILLLLTILFFIRGQLDNRINIQGAYNSIFHGSLTPRLELWKGVIKSLNDTPFLGTGPSVYNHYFNKYTKLTGQDEKNIIGAYNSHNLFLQILAESGIIGFAIFLSIFILIFRLFKKRKYYIAIPFLALLFGQLFDCIVYDYFFLVFFISLLAIAIYENRKCDENAQIKST
- the lepB gene encoding signal peptidase I gives rise to the protein MYIPEENRGSVFIRLTKVIMLVTGLVLGLFIARIFIIPFTVLNESMSPNLKRGDIVYVLRHITPAVGDIILFNSPVEPDRVLLKRVIAKEGDTIEISRKKIYKNSQEFKSDWEVLSNDDRIFPMNFSYRDNMQAMRLKRNEFFVLGDNIDYSFDSRTFGAINKDAVIGKVIFKK
- a CDS encoding MraY family glycosyltransferase: MGGLGIFIGFIIPFIIIALNNAPFQFNIIIYLIAIFIAFLTGFVDDLWNIRARYKLILQIISGLLVTQSGLLFDRLIFYNIISIEFGIFSNIITVLWIVMFMNAINLIDGMDGLASGIVFIANIFILLIAIFYNNHLIIQISIILGGAILGFYIFNFPPAKIFMGDGGAYFLGFLYATLPLMGIKKSSVATLFLIPFILLLIPIGDIARVIFIRWRDGNNIFLADKNHLHHRLQNLGFTNRGILFVIYGYTIILGLTSILLLYIEPKYSLILFLIISLLVLLTFYIFHHVENLIEKKDHNKE
- a CDS encoding metallophosphoesterase encodes the protein MQKSINKSFHLILIIIFSVILISCSSQKRDTRIIEPFFGDDKYVIWVHSDIQPRDKKEWYHYELAVKDIRDNFRDVDMAIIAGDIIHYSRTPHVYEWFLRTRNELSIKYWYEIAGNHEAKDYANYDRYINKPLCYSVRVGNILILLMSDEKNSPPQDISDDTYVWWKNYVINNQNCIIITVTHAYLEQSNLFGSWISSRNIIGSGRFADVLKQYKVDVWIAGHTHWPNYLPGNAKVSEELNNTLFVNVAAIRKDIINYVASRIFIFTKGSGNLLIRNRNHEKNSYDEWLDINHPLSHKFIWDGSPPSQIEGRNTVLN
- a CDS encoding GDP-mannose 4,6-dehydratase translates to MKRALITGITGQDGSYLADFLLDKGYEVHGIVRRATIEDERKLANIKHIRKDINLHICSLENSLNLIKVITDVKPDELYHLAASSFVSYSFEEEFSIINFNFTSTHYILATLKEFAPNCRIYYAGSSEMFGNVEISPQKEDTPFNPRSVYGISKLSSYHLMKNYREQYGLFACNGIMYNHESPRRGFQYVTRKITSSAARIKRNLQDSLYLGNIDAVRDWGYAPDYVEAMWLMLQQEQADDYIISTGRLHSVKEFLEIAFNYLDLNYEDYVKIDKKFYRSSEKIPLCGDYSKAFNLLEWKPQKNFKNMIIEMIEHDIKIINY